Genomic DNA from Solanum dulcamara chromosome 4, daSolDulc1.2, whole genome shotgun sequence:
gaaataATGTCTTtaacttagggtttagtttatatttttatttttgactatcTCAAACTCTCGATTATTTTACAAGGTGTCAGTATTTGTTTTTGAGCAAGACGCGATCTGTCAACTAATGTGTATAGTTCATTAGATTTATCACCTtgtttttaagttatttttcgATCAATAAATCAATAGCCGATATCTTAATGATTTTTATAACGATTTCATACATCTACAAAAttgataacaaataaatttcaaaatctaATCAAATCGACCGATATGTCGTAACCAACATCTTATTTTACGATGGTTAATCCGTTAATGCAACTTGGTCCTTGACTCCTTTCAACCTTTTTGCTTTTCTTTAATTGGTATAGTATTTTGtcgttcattttttttttcaaagataaataaatttctcagaTTAATAgtgccatattttattttttaggtaAAATGTTTTACAAATTAATTCTGTTCTTATCTCAAATGGAAAAATTAGTGAACCTAACTATCGGTGTCAGTttaccaacaaaaaaaaaactatcggTGTCGAAATGTATTGAGAGGTGTTGCGGAACAATTTAGGGTCCAACTACAAAAACACGCAGTCCATGTGCGTCAAAATGGGCCGGCCCATCCTATGACCCAAGTTTACTTGCAAAATAGCCCAATCTAGCCCTTTCTCACTTTCCATTTACCGATGTATATTTCCTGTTAGATTGTatactttacctaaatcccttAATGGAAAAGtttaattactatacatccctcattgtatcaaaattacccgatatccccttttttcaacttttctgatacattagatttgtatctgatacatcaaatatccaatcagtaattaatgaagatcatctatttatggatagtatcttaatataagggatGATTGGTTCTTCAAATCAATTAgtgatctaattaatgggattgATTTGGTTAAAAAAAGAACGGTTGTGCAGTTGAAGatttaagccaaaaaaaaacagagcataaaaaCAAACCAACTTcgtttccatttttttttttcaatttgggttatgtatctgatagatcagttatgtatatgatacatcaattgttaaaaaaaacaattgttatgtccatgaagattcaagcaaAAAAACATAGCgtcgtctcgaatggaaaaaacagagcatcaattcataccgaagttgatttcaattatttttcaacttttgctgatacataagttatgtatctgatacataactttagctatagaatagttaatgcacatcagctatttatggataaaagattggctctttatatcaattactgatctattaaagaaggcgacagttatgtagatgaattttgaagtcaaaagtCAGAGCATCGACTACAAGAAAaacaacagagcatcaattcaaagcaAACTTCGCGTTTCATCAATTAATCGATATGAATATTCCGATACTGCTGAGACATTCTGGAGTTTGGCAATCAGATATTACTTATGaacaatacaaaagtgatggaatcaTTGTCGGTGACAATGTATCTTACTCAAATTTAAAAGCAGCAATCGCTGCTGAATTGAGTGTGGATGAATCAGAGAAACAAATTGAAATCCGATACATAGTTGAAGGTAACTCGTCGCCAATATATATTCgtaatgatatgggtgttaatctttacatagagttgaagaagaaagagactgGTTTCGTGAATTATCTCCTGTGCATATCAAGCTTTGATATAAAAAGATGTGAGATAAAATCATTCGACAGTACATCTGGAGCAATCGTTTGTGCCGAATCAAATGCGAATGAGTTCCATAattttggtttagaagaatctgGTAAAGTTGCAAGTTGTTATATAGCAGAATTGGAGTTGACGAACTACATAGATGATACAAATGGTGCGGAAGTGAAGGAGAATCAATTCTATAAGGATAAAGCAACTCTAGTTGATgtaatggccaaatacaaaatcaataatgaatttaatttcaaggttaaaagatccgacagtaaaaggtatgcgcatattctgcatttggaaattttgatgttggatagtatccaacagtatatatcagatacatattactgtgtgtatctgatacattcttaaaataaaataatttttcatgtcatgatacatcaaaactccatttctgcatttggaaattttgatgttggatagtatccaacagtatgtatcagatacatattactttgtgtatctgatacattcttaaaataaaataattttttcatgtcatgatacatcaaaactccatttctgcatttggaaattttgatgttggatagtatccaacagtatgtatcatatacatattactgtgtgtatctgatacattcttaaaataaaataatttttcatgtcatgatacatcaaaactccatttctgcatttggaaattgtgatgttggatagtatccaacagcatgtatcagatacatattactgtCTGTGCATGATACattaaaagggcagcccggtgcactaaagctcccgctatgcgcggggtccggggaagggcctgaccacaagggtctattgtacgcagccttgccttgcatttctgccagaggctgtttccaaggcttgaacccgtgacctcctggtcacatggcagcaactttaccagttactccaaggctccccttcctGTGCatgatacattcttaaaataaaataatttttcatgtcatgatacatcaaaactccatttctgcatttggaaattttgatgttggatagtatccaacagtatgtatcagatacatattactgtCTGTGCatgatacattcttaaaataaaataatttttcatgtcatgatacatcaaaactacATTCCTGTAACTcagttaaaaaatgataataatgctGTCAGTATGTATCAGGTTCATAATACTCTATGTAtcagatgtttttttttttaacaatacaTACAAAGAAGCATGTATCAAGTACATGGGTTGACACACTTCCTATCAGTATGTCACTGTATTTGTTGATcttataaatgaaaaaatattgatatgatacatgtcattttttttaatacaaatgcaGTTATGTGATAGTATGCCTTTCAGAAGGAtgttgttggagaatgaaagcttcatgttggaaaaaaacggatatattcaaagttagatatttcaatagtgaacattcatgtgcactgagagataggattttcaacaaagttcatgctacaaaggcttttATTAGTGCATTCACAGCCcctaaattggttaatcataagagaattgtcacccctaatgatatacgagaggatattaaatcagcgtatggaattgatattacctatcaacaGGCATGGCGTTCAAAAGAGCATGCTTTGCAGATGTTAAGGGGAAAACCTGCTGATGGATATAGACAGCTGcctgtatatatacatattctaaAAACCGTATATCCAAATTCGTACATAAGTATGCACAAGTCATCAACTGATGAATTCATGTATTTGTTCATAGCGTTAAGGCCCTTGATGAGGGGGTTTCAGTTTTGTCTACCAGTAGTTGTTGTTGACGGTGCACATcttgatggaccttataaagggaCGTTTGTATCAGCTAGCACACTTGATGGGGCAGATATTACTTTCTTATACTGTTTCTTATTGAATAATAGTGTGTCATCTCATTTTTCACGTTTGTTGTAATTCTTATGAATTCTAATAACTATTGTATcgctattattgatttattaggtTGCATATTGCCGTTGGCGTATGGTATTGTTGATACGGAAAATGATTCATCATGGACGTGGATTTTTCAGAATTTCAAGAATGCATTTGGAGAGAGggacaatatgtgtgttgtatcagataggaacgaaagcataatcaagagtgtaagcatggtatttcccaatgttcctcattttgcatgcatatggcatatatggaaaaatgtGTGTACTAAATACAGAAGGAGCAAAGCTGTACTAAGTGACATCTTCTATTCAATGGCCAAGGCATACCGAAAAGATGAAGTCGATAAATTAATGGCCAAAGTTGAAAGAATCGATCAACGGGTggcacaatatttaaaaaatgcaggatacgaaaagtggtcaagggttcatgccactgtcaacaggggtagaatgatgacttctaacatcgcagaatgtatcaatggatgtcttgttgaagcacgagagctgcctataattgactttttggagcaaacgagaatgttatttggttcttggaactgcaaaaatagagaaatagcatcttatacaaaacatactttaggtagaaaattcgaagatatcctAGTTTCAAACACGATcaagtgttcgagaatgaaggtacacgatacatactttctgacgcatatatactgatacatcagttctggtACATGATagatactttctgatacatactttctgatacatatatattgatacatcagttctaatacatcatttctgtaattgaatcatactttatgatacatatatgtgttatttatttctTGGTGGCTGATGAttcatcagttatgtataacatgtgctaattaaataatgaaacttcaattctgatacataagttctacatttgatacataagttctgatacatatatgtaaagATTATTTTCCTTCAATCTGATGATTAATCAGTTATGCATAAATTGTTctaaatatatactgatacatcagtgtagATACATTATTAGTGtagatgatacataagtacATTATTAGTGtagatgatacataagtactgacacatataaacataacatgtttaaaatacatactgatacatcagttctgatacatcatttctgtaattgatacgtactttctgatacatatatgtgaaatttatttcttgctGGCTGTTGATTCATCTGATATGTATATCCTGTGATAATTATTACCCTTtaacatcagttctgatacatagttGTGTATGTGAGGAAGCAGTActgatacataaatttgaaatataatttctgcaggttgttgcttcatcagagtatctttattctgtttacgaattaggtataagatacattgtgtgtctagagagaaaaacatgcacTTGTGGTAGAtttcaactagacgagataccatgtccacatgcaattgcagtgttgaagagcaagaacattactGACCTGCACCCATATTGTTCTGATTACTACAAACCAGAGGCGttggcaaatacttatgaattaccAATGGTTCCAATGCTAGATAAGAAAGACTGGACTGCTCCgaaggaaattttggaagaaattgTGTTGCCGCCAATATACAAAAGGATGCcaggaagaccaaagaaaggaagaaaaaagttTGCTAATGAGAAAATAACAAGTAGCACAAATTCTTGTGGACGTTGTGGCCACGAAGGCCACAAcagaaagacttgtaatttcattcctAAATAGATATGATATTTGTGGTATCTCGGTGTACATTCTAAttgaatcataaaataacatctattattataatttatattttagtttGACACgtgatataaatataaaaatcttttaatgacaatttttttatgtatcaagattagaacattttattgctataattttttttaaaataaaatacaggaCGTCCATCGGTTCGCCATGACTTGGATTAATGACAAATCTCACATGGTTTATTTTTTGGATCGTTATTTTCCCAAACATAAACATTCTTGCATTTTCGACAACCATAATTACACAAAAGTTGTTGGTGATACATAAGATCCtatttgatataggttgtagattaTCATATGCAGTAAATCTTGATAaatatgaatctgatacataagcaagATGTATCATATACTTTAAATCTTGAGACATAGAATTCTTATGcaaaaaattaatgtatcagaatcattaaatattgagaaatgagaatctgatacatgtgcatgatgtatcctaataaaaaaaacttgattcatgtatcagaattcacaaaatgtgacacttatgaatattatactcgatacaagtttgatacagtataatataaaacataaacttagAATTTATATTCTATTTTGACACCagagaaaaacatagtaaatctgaggtatggaaatattaaaatatactaaatctgatacattacagtttatgtatcagatacattggaagaatcagaatcacctaaaatgtttactatcaaaaaaaaattattggacaTCAATCAGTTCTCCTTGGTTTGGAGATATGTCTCTTCTTGGtttttttggatcgtcgttatcgctaacataaccatccatggccttctGACAACCATATCTCCATAAGAGTGCGGCATATCTAGAACGGAAGAATTCAGCGTTTAGTACGGTACttggaatagaaattccatcactaagatattcagtAAACATGGCCAGGAAAACTCCACAATCCCTGCAAATAAAGGAATACAggaatttaaaaaaagtaaaattgacatatGAATGATTTAGGTATACATAGCCGAtgttaatactcacaagctGCCACTTCCCTATTGCGCAATTCCTTCAACATACTCAACTGCTAATGGGTGATGTGGTTCAAGCATATTACCGGttgatttgtccttgtatgaatcaagaGACGACCAATCAGTACGTTCGTTGTTGTCAAAGAAACCACTGTCTTGCAGGTATGTTGGTAGCATTGCTGCTATCTTTTGGATCTCTTGGGAAGGGTTGCTACTTCTTCGTCTAGGCGATGAATCATACACACGTATCAACCTCTCTTTCAACACAACTACCGCaagaacccaatgaaaatccatgTCGCAGTTTACTGgaatgtatacctcatctaccaaATGCCAGGGCAAACCGGCTGGTATTGAGaaacctcttattatgttcttcacGGATCTCTCTTGATGAGCTGTAACAGTGGACCTTGCCATATCTTCTTGTGTAGAAATGTTAGGTGGAAGGTGATAGTAGCGTGTGTGTGCATATTCGatgtaatttttgaaaatgcaaTTTGTCGTTGTGTATCGATACTGATTGCTCAACTGCATCTTCGATTTCTTCCgaaggtagtaaaatattacatcgatgtcctgcacattttaagaaagtattagttatataaTAACTAGCATCatgtatcagattatatatgtatcagatacatttatctatctatgtatcagatacattaatatgtatgtatcagGTAGTTATTATGAgttgtatcatattatttatgatgaaatttttacctCATCGTTCCAGCATCTGTCCGGCTGTGACATTAGGTAAAACCAGTTCTTATCTTTAGGAAATGCCACAACAAAGTCCATTTTTTCAAAGCCGAATGAAGAGCACTTAGATCTGTAATGATCCTCCTTCGAATTCCTGAATGGAAACTTGTAgtttaataacataacaaatataatacacaaCTTGTATGGGTATAAGTTGAATATGTCATACTTACTTGTTGCCATGTGATTTTAGAAGTCCTTTATCTATCCATTGAGAGTAGTCTGTGACAAGCTCGGAAGGGGGTTGATAGCATATATCAAAACCTTTAAAAGGGTGTGTCTGATGCGTAACATCTGACAAATTTTCCTTTCCCTTTTCACTCGACCCAAAGTTTGAAAGATACGGCGACTGTAAGATCTTCGAAGGAATCCTGCTTCTTCGAGATGGTGTCTTCGCATCGTCAGACAATACATTAGCTTTTGATGGAAGAGTGGTTGGTAGCTGGCTATCGCGTAATAGACATTCATCCTGAACTTGCTCATGACTAACAGCTGTCAATGGCATGACTGGTAATGGAAGTCCGTATATTAGAGCATCTATCACATCCAGAGTTTCGGTCGAAAATGGTGCTGAAGTATTGGATTCTGATGtgcttggtttgattttttctttttcaatctccTCAACTTGCTCTTCTACTTTGGCAGATTTATCATCAGCTActcttccatctttctttccAGTGTTCTACACGTAATGTATAacgtcattaaaaaaaaaaaaatgttgactttatctcagtaaagaatctgatacattacctgtaatgtatcagaatcagcaATAAGCTGATCAGTATCTGCTCTTTGTGGTTCCATTTGGTGTGCTGATACATCCTTGACGGATGGTTCATCTTCCtggaaacataataacatttacttatgatataaaTGTACTAAATgtctagatatatatatatatttaaagaggtagagcttatacaaaatatatatatagaatcaaattattcattaatttttttctgatacattacctttaatgtatcagaataaaCTTGCTGATCAAATAATTCAGGAACATCTGCTAAAATGCTTTGTTCCGATATGTTGTCCACCTGATTTATCATGGTGGATGGTTCAGGTCcctgaaaacataataacatttacatttGATACATGACAATGAAAAGTATCCAGaagtttaaaagcataaatatcaaatattacatgatgtatgtaccttaatatcttcctggacattagatttgtcatttttttggggtgggtcagatttatttgcaaaattgtgCACCTCCAATCCAGTAGGTGCTTCTTGTTGTTCAACCACATGGAATGATTGatcaaaatcatcttttttaaCTTGAGATGATGTGCCAGTCATTCGGTTCGCCATACTGTCGATGgctttcaaaagatcaataTGATTTGAATCCATTTTGTTCTCCAAACGCTTGAACTTCCGGTCAaccttgatacatgtatatgaaaaattagaatgtatcacctaattaaaagtatattgtacgtgatacatcttaaagtaataacttacgtatctctttagagacttctttatggacttcttcaatg
This window encodes:
- the LOC129884555 gene encoding uncharacterized protein LOC129884555; translated protein: MCVVSDRNESIIKSVSMVFPNVPHFACIWHIWKNVCTKYRRSKAVLSDIFYSMAKAYRKDEVDKLMAKVERIDQRVAQYLKNAGYEKWSRVHATVNRGRMMTSNIAECINGCLVEARELPIIDFLEQTRMLFGSWNCKNREIASYTKHTLGRKFEDILVSNTIKCSRMKVVASSEYLYSVYELGIRYIVCLERKTCTCGRFQLDEIPCPHAIAVLKSKNITDLHPYCSDYYKPEALANTYELPMVPMLDKKDWTAPKEILEEIVLPPIYKRMPGRPKKGRKKFANEKITSSTNSCGRCGHEGHNRKTCNFIPK
- the LOC129887999 gene encoding uncharacterized protein LOC129887999; translation: MNDFKYSDDQASRLLSLYFPGAKNGVNKARFVERFLVGGWKTNEDAVQMAILYFIHTFVFSQLGDAPISVDDFKMVEDGSYEQYPWGKLAYSKLIKGMRQEFSNAKQMYRLGGMPYALNVWIYECASQVPSEIAVRVGNKIPRILNWRVVAVKPKFETFMSTIFSEYQCSNIVQSQHEMESIVVHDSQQKPEDSTSAAKVNFRKPHEITGFEDFSTTPPTEFLKRSRDVAETSSPPPSKRMKTSPAKKPIQVETANMHKDFLSPNESENVVSPDNEPGAKSPKESEKLVSPDNVPGAKSAVDRKFKRLENKMDSNHIDLLKAIDSMANRMTGTSSQVKKDDFDQSFHVVEQQEAPTGLEGPEPSTMINQVDNISEQSILADVPELFDQQVYSDTLKEDEPSVKDVSAHQMEPQRADTDQLIADSDTLQNTGKKDGRVADDKSAKVEEQVEEIEKEKIKPSTSESNTSAPFSTETLDVIDALIYGLPLPVMPLTAVSHEQVQDECLLRDSQLPTTLPSKANVLSDDAKTPSRRSRIPSKILQSPYLSNFGSSEKGKENLSDVTHQTHPFKGFDICYQPPSELVTDYSQWIDKGLLKSHGNKNSKEDHYRSKCSSFGFEKMDFVVAFPKDKNWFYLMSQPDRCWNDEVKISS